A section of the Hevea brasiliensis isolate MT/VB/25A 57/8 chromosome 17, ASM3005281v1, whole genome shotgun sequence genome encodes:
- the LOC110634209 gene encoding uncharacterized protein LOC110634209, producing MGCVLGQYDDTGRKERAIYYLSTKFDECESRYSFLEKIYCALAWTANQLKHYMLNHKTWLIFSMDPIKYVCESLFISRRIAKWQVTLSQYNNVYMTRKAIQGSVIADLLAENPIDDYEALNFEFLDEHINTVSEDTEAQDDVWEMYFDGAVNLSDNGIRAILISTGRKHFPVAVKLNFESTNNVAEYEAYVSGLQAAIEMKVKKLEVYRDFTLIIYQVKGEWQTGDPKLIS from the coding sequence ATGGGTTGTGTTCTGGGGCAATATGATGACACTGGGAGAAAAGAAAGAGCCATTTATTATTTAAGCACAAAGTTCGATGAATGCGAGTCACGGTACTCATTTCTAGAAAAGATCTATTGCGCATTGGCGTGGACAGCAAATCAactcaagcactatatgttgaatcacaaaACATGGCTCATTTTCAGTATGGATCCGATCAAGTATGTTTGCGAGAGCCTATTCATATCTAGAAGAATAGCAAAATGGCAAGTCACGCTTTCACAATATAACAATGTTTATATGACAAGGaaggcaatacaaggaagtgtGATAGCAGATCTCCTAGCAGAGAACCCAATTGATGATTATGAAGCTTTAAACTTTGAATTCCTAGATGAGCATATTAATACGGTGAGCGAGGACACTGAGGCACAGgatgatgtgtgggaaatgtatttcgatggGGCAGTTAATCTCTCCGATAATGGGATTAGAGCAATACTAATATCCACAGGTAGGAAACACTTCCCGGTAGCTGTCAAGCTAAATTTTGAGTCTACTAataatgtcgcagaatatgaggCCTACGTGAGTGGTTTGCAAGCTGCTATTGAAATGAAAGTAAAGAAATTGGAAGTGTACAGAGATTTTACCTTGAtcatctatcaagtcaagggagaatggcaaacagGAGACCCAAAGCTGATCTCGTAG